The following proteins are co-located in the Castanea sativa cultivar Marrone di Chiusa Pesio chromosome 8, ASM4071231v1 genome:
- the LOC142606102 gene encoding uncharacterized protein LOC142606102, whose product MANIRDMDAKKFFWKNIVTRFRIPHTLISDNGFQFDSKSFMRYCCNLGITNRYSTPAYPEGNGQAETVNKVIVNGFKKRLDDAKRKWVEELPHVLWTYWTTPRRSTRETPFSMTNEVEAVIPLETGFLILRMNSFTPSNNDGLLKKSLDLIEERRKIAMVQLVYYQYKLKQGYNSNMRIRPSVPGDLVLRKVLGTAKNPTWGKLGPN is encoded by the coding sequence ATGGCAAACATCAGGGACATGGAtgccaagaaatttttttggaaaaacattgttactCGGTTTAGGATTCCTCATACCCTCATCTCAGACAACGGctttcaatttgatagcaaatcCTTCATGAGATATTGCTGCAACCTGGGCATTActaatagatattccaccccagcttatccggAGGGGAATGGACAGGCCGAGACTGTTAATAAGGTTATTGTGAATGGattcaagaagaggttggatgatgcaaagagaaaatgggtggaagagctgCCACACGTCCTTTGGACATATTGGACTACACCTCGAAGATCCACAAGGGAGACACCTTTTTCAATGACCAACGAAGTCGAGGCTGTAATTCCTCTCGAGACTGGATTCCTAATACTAAGGATGAACTCTTTCACTCCAAGCAATAATGATGGGCTGTTAAAGAAGAGCTTAGATTTGATTGAAGAACGTAGGAAAATTGCCATGGTTCAATTGGTCTATTATCAATACAAGCTCAAACAAGGGTACAACTCAAACATGAGGATAAGGCCATCAGTGCCTGGGGATTTAGTATTAAGAAAGGTTTTGGGCACTGCAAAAAATCCAACATGGGGAAAGTTAGGGCCTAACTAG
- the LOC142606103 gene encoding uncharacterized protein LOC142606103 — MSHTSIKGQVLADLVAEFGESPLEEKAEKQNMDEKSVGTVSLQKPLSLRVYVDGAANQKGSGVGLVIISPETIIIEKSLRLGFLTTNNEAEYKALLVGMTMVKKMGGKMVKMFSDSRLVIGQVEGELEARDSRMQEYVGQVKHLQLGFESFTLLQIPRSRNTHADSLATLATSSA, encoded by the coding sequence ATGTCTCACACCTCTAttaagggccaggtcctcgcagatttggtggccGAGTTTGGTGAATCACCATTGGAAGAAAAAGCTGAGAAGCagaacatggatgaaaaatcagttggcacaGTCTCCTTGCAAAAGCCTTTATCCTTGAGGGTGTACGTTGATGGCGCAGCAAATCAAAAAGGATCTGGAGTGGGGCTAGTCATAATTTCTCCTGAGACAATCATTATcgaaaaatccttaaggttggGCTTCTTGACCACaaataatgaagctgagtataAGGCTCTATTGGTAGGGATGACTATGGTtaagaaaatgggaggaaaaatgGTGAAgatgttctcagattcaagaTTGGTTATAGGCCAAGTAGAGGGAGAATTGGAAGCCAGGGATTCGAGGATGCAAGAGTATGTAGGTCAGGTTAAACATTTGCAGTTAGGGTTTGAGTCTTTCACCTTATTGCAGATTCCTAGAAGTAGAAATACCCATGCTGACTCTCTGGCCACGCTCGCAACATCCTCGGCCTAG